In the genome of Luteitalea pratensis, the window GGATACGAGAGGGCGAGGCATTGCTCTGCCCGGTCGAGTGCGGCATCCAACAACTGTTGACACGACGGATAACAGCACACGACACGATCCAACGTGACGACGCCGGCCGGCGCGAGCTGCGTGCCGGCCCTGACGAAGTCGATGTGCACGAATTCAATGGCATCGCTTCGGCCTTGTCGGGCCGCTTCCTGGCGCGCTGCCTCGACATACGCTGTCGACGCATCCACCGCCACTGCACGCGAGGCGCCACGTTCCAACAGCCCGAAGGTCAGCCCCCCGATACCGCAGCCTATGTCCAGCACAGTGCCGCTCAATGCTCCCGATCGGGCGATATCATCGATCAACAAGCGCGTGGTGGGGCGAGGGCCTTGCTCACGGTAGCGTTTCAGTTCGTGTGCGACTTTCTTTGCGTTGAACTGCTGGTCCGCCGCGGATTCAAATGGTGAGCCACAGCAGCTCTGCATCGCTTGCTCCTGTTCCAGTGAGGCCAGGCGTCACGTTGCGAGATCTCAGGGTTCGCTCAGTCCTGGTGCAGCCTGGCCAGCAACGAATGCACGAGCCGCACGGGCGACTGCCGCGAGAACACTCATTCTGAACGTGT includes:
- a CDS encoding SAM-dependent methyltransferase; its protein translation is MQSCCGSPFESAADQQFNAKKVAHELKRYREQGPRPTTRLLIDDIARSGALSGTVLDIGCGIGGLTFGLLERGASRAVAVDASTAYVEAARQEAARQGRSDAIEFVHIDFVRAGTQLAPAGVVTLDRVVCCYPSCQQLLDAALDRAEQCLALSYPRDVWYVRAAMQLENGGRWLARNAFRTFVHSAAAIEATIGRGGFRLVSRHQTWMWSADVYVRE